The following are encoded together in the Methylorubrum sp. B1-46 genome:
- the queG gene encoding tRNA epoxyqueuosine(34) reductase QueG — protein sequence MPALRERLPAWLAAGHHGTMDWMEERADQRAAPAALWAETRSIVMLGMNAGPQTDPLELTRLKDRAAIAAYAQRRDYHDVIKGKLKELGGFLSARSGQPVKVFVDTAPVMEKPLAQAAGLGWQGKHTVLISREHGNWLMLGAIFARAELEPDAPETDHCGSCRRCLDICPTDAFPAPYRLDARRCIAYLTIEHHGPIPTEYREKIGNRVFGCDDCLAVCPWNKFAGAARETRLAARDDLAAPPLADLARLDDAAFRARFAGTPIKRTGRDRFLRNVLIAIGNSGDAALAEEAVAGLREPDPVVRGAAVWACGRLLARERLRDLFDAHGRTEPEAHVREEWREAAGLPMEADRPRET from the coding sequence GTGCCCGCCTTGCGAGAGCGGCTGCCCGCATGGCTCGCGGCGGGCCATCACGGCACGATGGACTGGATGGAGGAGCGCGCCGACCAGCGCGCCGCGCCCGCCGCGCTGTGGGCCGAGACCCGCAGCATCGTCATGCTCGGCATGAATGCGGGTCCGCAAACCGATCCCCTCGAACTCACGCGCCTGAAAGATCGCGCCGCCATTGCGGCTTACGCGCAGCGACGCGACTATCACGACGTCATCAAGGGCAAGCTGAAGGAGCTCGGCGGCTTCCTCTCCGCCCGTTCCGGCCAGCCGGTGAAGGTCTTCGTCGATACGGCGCCCGTCATGGAGAAGCCGCTGGCCCAGGCCGCGGGACTCGGCTGGCAAGGCAAGCACACAGTGCTGATCTCGCGCGAGCACGGCAATTGGCTGATGCTCGGCGCGATCTTCGCCCGCGCCGAACTCGAACCCGACGCACCCGAGACCGACCATTGCGGCTCCTGCCGCCGATGCCTCGACATCTGCCCGACGGACGCCTTCCCGGCGCCCTACCGGCTCGATGCCCGCCGCTGCATCGCCTACCTGACGATCGAGCATCACGGCCCGATCCCGACAGAATATCGCGAAAAGATCGGCAACCGGGTGTTCGGCTGCGATGACTGCCTCGCGGTCTGCCCCTGGAACAAGTTCGCGGGCGCGGCGCGCGAGACGCGCCTGGCCGCCCGCGACGACCTCGCCGCGCCGCCGCTCGCAGACCTCGCCCGCCTCGACGATGCAGCTTTTCGCGCGCGCTTTGCCGGCACGCCGATCAAGCGCACGGGGCGCGACCGCTTCCTGCGCAACGTACTCATCGCCATCGGCAATTCGGGCGACGCGGCGCTCGCCGAGGAGGCGGTGGCGGGATTGCGGGAGCCGGATCCGGTGGTGCGGGGCGCCGCCGTCTGGGCCTGCGGACGGCTGCTCGCGCGGGAGCGGCTGCGCGATCTGTTCGACGCCCATGGACGGACCGAGCCCGAGGCGCATGTGAGGGAGGAGTGGCGTGAAGCCGCCGGCCTTCCTATGGAGGCGGACCGCCCACGGGAGACCTGA